From a single Anomaloglossus baeobatrachus isolate aAnoBae1 chromosome 8, aAnoBae1.hap1, whole genome shotgun sequence genomic region:
- the HEMK1 gene encoding MTRF1L release factor glutamine methyltransferase, translating to MTLEMRPPVLIPRPETEELVGLVVADCEELRRSTQTSILEVGCGSGAVSLALLRRIPQVRVIAIDKSEAAVSLTWDNAERLGLQHRIHVLQHDILTDPIARLLDLGAISAVVSNPPYIYTEDMSQLEPEILRYEDHSALDGGLDGMDVMKGILRLAPLLLKDKGDVFLEGDPRHPEMVKKWLEDHPEGQLQLLHIVKDFCGKPRFIHLRKQSSVL from the exons ATGACATTGGAAATGAGACCTCCGGTGCTTATTCCTCGGCCAGAGACAGAG GAACTCGTGGGGCTGGTGGTGGCCGACTGCGAGGAGCTGCGCCGTTCAACCCAGACCTCCATCCTAGAAGTTGGCTGTGGATCAGGAGCTGTGTCCTTGGCGTTACTTCGGAGGATCCCTCAG GTGCGCGTTATCGCCATTGATAAATCAGAGGCTGCTGTGAGTCTGACCTGGGATAACGCCGAGAG ACTCGGCCTACAGCACCGAATTCACGTCCTGCAGCACGACATACTAACTG ATCCCATAGCGCGACTTCTGGATCTGGGAGCCATATCTGCAGTGGTCAGTAACCCGCCTTATATATATACAGAAGATATGAGTCAGCTGGAGCCGGAGATCCTCAG ATATGAAGACCACTCAGCATTAGACGGGGGTCTCGATGGGATGGATGTGATGAAGGGGATCCTACGTCTTGCACCACTCTTGCTAAAGGACAAGGG GGATGTTTTTCTGGAGGGGGATCCTCGGCATCCTGAGATGGTGAAAAAATGGCTGGAAGACCACCCAGAAGGACAACTACAGCTCCTGCATATAGTGAAGGATTTCTGCGGCAA GCCTCGCTTCATCCATCTACGGAAGCAAAGCTCAGTGCTCTGA